A window of Methylocystis sp. IM3 contains these coding sequences:
- a CDS encoding response regulator: MHDPGRTAVKSRRILLVEDDEEIRSLVSRYLTDNGFEVRLAESGKAMDRILASQQIDLIVLDINLPGEDGFSICLRLRNTGSLPVIMLTARGEHTDRILGIELGADDYLVKPFVPRELLARIGAILRRTTPEAGPGEKIEKFGFFGFVLDASTRRLSGPTGVRVILTSSEFDLLLTLCRNPGKVFSRDELKAASTTDRSVDILISRLRQKIEVDSRDPAIIQTVRSMGYTFTAKVSLQ, encoded by the coding sequence TTGCACGACCCTGGGCGAACCGCGGTTAAAAGTCGTCGAATTCTCCTCGTCGAGGACGACGAGGAAATCAGATCCCTTGTTTCGAGATACCTCACAGACAACGGATTCGAGGTGAGGCTCGCCGAGAGCGGCAAGGCAATGGATCGTATTCTTGCGAGCCAACAAATCGACCTCATTGTGCTCGACATAAATCTCCCCGGCGAGGACGGCTTCTCGATCTGCCTTCGGTTGAGGAATACCGGAAGCCTACCAGTGATTATGCTGACTGCGCGTGGTGAGCACACTGATCGAATACTTGGAATCGAACTAGGAGCCGACGACTATCTGGTCAAACCCTTCGTTCCCCGAGAACTGCTTGCGCGGATTGGCGCCATCCTTAGACGGACCACTCCGGAGGCGGGACCAGGGGAAAAAATCGAGAAATTCGGCTTTTTCGGGTTTGTCTTGGATGCTTCCACGCGGCGCCTGTCCGGACCGACCGGAGTACGCGTGATTCTTACGAGTTCGGAATTCGACCTGCTGCTGACGCTATGTCGCAATCCGGGAAAAGTGTTCTCGCGCGACGAGTTGAAAGCAGCATCGACGACCGACCGGAGCGTGGACATCCTGATCAGCCGGCTTCGTCAGAAGATCGAAGTCGACTCGAGAGACCCAGCGATCATCCAGACGGTCCGGTCGATGGGCTACACCTTCACCGCGAAAGTCAGCCTCCAGTGA
- a CDS encoding ATP-binding domain-containing protein, with protein MPYALTVHKSQGSEFDTVSIVATYRTASTHCRSVCRRLAYRGIASIVAAKAAGFRDSPTETALGTGWPATLI; from the coding sequence GTGCCATACGCTCTGACTGTCCACAAGTCGCAGGGAAGCGAGTTCGACACCGTCTCCATAGTCGCCACGTATCGCACTGCTTCGACGCATTGCCGCAGCGTCTGTCGTCGTTTGGCCTATAGAGGGATAGCCTCCATCGTGGCAGCGAAGGCGGCGGGATTTCGCGACTCACCCACGGAAACGGCCCTCGGGACCGGCTGGCCAGCGACCCTGATATGA
- a CDS encoding c-type cytochrome, methanol metabolism-related — MFVGTSAMAEAPGDPKAVKSLDGKYFDAKGDPTYNVGADGTVDWYTFSGYRRYHAECHVCHGPNGGGSTYAPALKESVKRFNYAEFAGIVIGGRQNGNSVMPAFANNKNALCYLDDLYIYLRALSTGAIQPGRPEKKEPRPEAFAKAEAECMSAK; from the coding sequence ATGTTTGTCGGAACTTCGGCCATGGCCGAGGCGCCCGGAGATCCCAAGGCCGTCAAATCGCTCGACGGCAAATATTTCGACGCGAAGGGAGATCCGACCTATAACGTCGGCGCGGATGGCACGGTTGACTGGTACACCTTCTCCGGCTATCGCCGCTATCATGCGGAATGTCATGTCTGCCACGGCCCGAACGGCGGCGGCTCGACCTACGCTCCGGCGCTGAAGGAGTCGGTGAAGCGCTTCAACTATGCGGAATTCGCGGGCATCGTCATTGGCGGCCGCCAGAACGGAAACAGCGTCATGCCAGCCTTCGCAAACAATAAGAATGCTCTTTGTTATCTGGACGATCTCTACATCTATCTTCGTGCGCTTTCGACCGGCGCCATCCAGCCGGGCCGCCCGGAGAAGAAGGAACCCCGCCCGGAGGCCTTCGCCAAGGCTGAAGCCGAGTGCATGAGCGCCAAGTAA
- a CDS encoding IS110 family transposase, producing the protein MEHYVGINVSLELSSVCIVDVGGKIVAEAKVESHPDAIVDFLRKLRHSIERIGLEAGPLSQWLHAGLTKGGFETVLLETRHVKAALSAMTVKTDRRDARGIAQLLRMGWFRPVHCKSLGSQEMRALLVARKQLLGKLLDIEFSIRGILRGFGLKMGVVTRVGFEARVRELCSGQAMLEQISEAVLAARAALRREYSKLHKAMLAFVRRDAVCRRLMTAPGVGPLVAVTFKTAIDDPARIRKSKAVGALLSLTPRKYQSGETDVMGGISCVGDTMARTALYEAANAVLSRVTRFSALKRWGMDVAKRRGVKRAKVALARKIGVILHRMWVEGTSFRWTKEASPASPAIAHA; encoded by the coding sequence GTGGAACATTATGTCGGAATTAACGTGTCTTTGGAACTCTCGAGCGTTTGCATCGTCGATGTAGGCGGCAAGATCGTCGCGGAGGCGAAGGTCGAAAGCCATCCGGATGCGATCGTCGATTTCTTGCGTAAGCTCCGACATTCGATCGAGCGGATCGGGCTGGAGGCCGGTCCTCTGTCACAGTGGCTACATGCCGGATTGACGAAAGGCGGTTTCGAGACGGTGCTGCTGGAAACCCGTCATGTGAAGGCGGCGCTTTCGGCCATGACGGTCAAGACGGATCGCCGCGACGCGCGCGGCATCGCGCAGCTTCTGCGGATGGGTTGGTTCCGTCCGGTCCATTGCAAATCGCTGGGGTCGCAGGAAATGCGAGCATTGCTCGTGGCTCGAAAGCAATTGCTCGGCAAGCTGTTGGACATCGAGTTCAGCATCCGCGGCATTCTGCGCGGCTTCGGGCTGAAGATGGGCGTCGTGACGCGCGTGGGCTTCGAGGCGCGCGTTCGGGAGCTGTGCTCCGGCCAGGCGATGTTAGAACAGATCTCCGAGGCGGTCCTGGCCGCGCGCGCCGCGTTGCGGAGGGAATATTCGAAGTTGCACAAGGCCATGCTGGCGTTCGTGCGGCGGGACGCGGTTTGCCGCCGGCTGATGACTGCGCCTGGCGTCGGCCCTCTGGTGGCGGTCACATTCAAGACGGCGATCGACGATCCGGCGCGAATCCGAAAGTCAAAAGCCGTCGGGGCCCTGCTGAGTTTGACGCCGAGGAAGTATCAATCCGGAGAGACGGACGTGATGGGCGGCATTTCCTGCGTCGGCGATACGATGGCGCGCACCGCTCTCTACGAAGCGGCCAACGCTGTATTGTCGCGCGTCACGCGCTTCTCGGCGCTGAAACGCTGGGGGATGGATGTCGCAAAGCGGCGCGGAGTGAAGCGAGCCAAGGTGGCCTTGGCCCGCAAGATCGGCGTCATTCTACACCGGATGTGGGTGGAGGGAACGAGCTTCCGCTGGACGAAGGAGGCATCGCCGGCGTCGCCGGCGATCGCTCACGCCTGA